A genomic stretch from Leptotrichia sp. HSP-536 includes:
- a CDS encoding AAA family ATPase → MKIKNLHIKEFKGLRDISINFENNNKVLNLAVLAGTNGTGKTRVLESILEYFQDYIYHNYKRNSNKIEMYFEEKEKICRDNVGNEMELYAGLKEFSYNETNNPRNEKHIKIKKELDILPKVIYVPTEINFQKMDIAITNLVQKYEFLNIVNTNLIKDIPSYIATKMISEMFKNKNEKVEDIQRKVFDEINEIFENLNIDVKVEDISQDGRNIILFTNSAGDKFDINELSSGEKQLFLRTLAIKMLNPENSIILIDEPELSLHPKWQQKIVDVYRKIGKNNQIIIATHSPHILGSVRKENIMLLDKDSDGKIVVRTGDKLYDSYGQPTDRVLKDIMGLETTRNPKVFKLLEEAGELVDKNEYESEEFKTKYKKLREILGNKDEDLLLMDMDIQIRKKRGLKNVESE, encoded by the coding sequence ATGAAAATCAAAAATCTTCATATAAAAGAATTTAAAGGATTGAGAGATATATCTATAAATTTTGAAAACAATAATAAGGTGTTAAATTTAGCAGTTTTAGCAGGAACAAATGGAACTGGAAAAACTAGGGTATTGGAAAGTATTTTAGAATATTTTCAAGATTACATTTACCATAACTATAAACGGAATAGTAATAAAATAGAAATGTATTTTGAGGAAAAAGAAAAAATTTGTAGAGATAATGTTGGTAATGAAATGGAACTTTATGCAGGATTAAAAGAGTTTAGTTATAACGAAACAAATAATCCACGAAATGAAAAACATATTAAAATTAAAAAGGAGTTAGATATTTTACCTAAAGTAATTTATGTTCCAACGGAAATAAATTTTCAGAAAATGGATATAGCTATTACTAATTTAGTACAGAAATATGAATTTTTAAATATTGTAAACACAAATTTAATAAAAGATATTCCGTCCTATATCGCAACAAAAATGATTTCAGAAATGTTTAAAAATAAAAATGAAAAAGTCGAAGATATCCAAAGAAAAGTTTTTGATGAAATAAATGAAATATTTGAAAATTTAAATATAGATGTAAAAGTTGAAGATATTTCACAAGATGGTAGAAATATTATACTTTTCACAAATTCAGCAGGGGATAAATTTGATATAAATGAATTGTCGTCTGGAGAAAAGCAGTTATTTTTACGAACTTTAGCCATAAAAATGTTAAATCCTGAAAATTCAATTATTTTGATTGATGAGCCAGAACTTTCGTTGCATCCGAAGTGGCAGCAGAAAATCGTCGATGTTTATAGAAAAATCGGAAAAAACAATCAGATTATTATTGCAACACATTCACCACATATTTTGGGGAGTGTAAGAAAAGAGAATATTATGTTGCTGGATAAGGATAGTGATGGGAAAATTGTGGTTAGGACTGGGGATAAATTGTATGATTCTTATGGACAGCCGACGGATAGAGTGTTAAAGGATATTATGGGCTTGGAAACTACTAGAAATCCTAAAGTGTTTAAGTTATTGGAAGAGGCTGGGGAGTTAGTGGATAAAAATGAATACGAAAGTGAAGAATTCAAAACTAAATATAAAAAATTACGAGAAATATTAGGTAATAAGGATGAAGATTTGCTTTTAATGGATATGGATATTCAAATTAGAAAAAAACGAGGTTTGAAAAATGTTGAAAGTGAATAA
- a CDS encoding DUF7336 domain-containing protein, with product MEIWILSHEYDYGNVYDKYKWNDEGRVLGAYYTKEEGLKALEKYKKIKGFCSHLDGFWLEKHYLDKHAGWEGGYVTYYKKDEVKIDNSKNQKLYVLSHFYYTDKDKIKEKHRILSVCSSKLEARKKIKEYQKIEGFFSHISNFYIEEYILDKK from the coding sequence ATGGAAATATGGATTTTATCGCATGAATATGATTACGGAAATGTCTATGACAAGTATAAATGGAATGATGAAGGAAGAGTTTTAGGTGCCTATTATACAAAGGAAGAAGGATTGAAAGCGCTGGAAAAATATAAAAAAATCAAAGGATTTTGTTCACATTTGGATGGGTTCTGGCTAGAAAAGCATTATTTGGATAAACATGCTGGATGGGAAGGTGGTTATGTTACTTATTATAAAAAAGATGAGGTGAAAATTGATAATTCAAAAAATCAAAAATTATATGTACTTTCTCATTTTTATTATACTGATAAAGATAAAATAAAAGAAAAACATCGAATTTTATCAGTATGTTCGTCAAAATTAGAAGCTAGGAAGAAAATAAAGGAATATCAGAAAATAGAAGGATTTTTCTCGCATATTTCTAATTTTTACATTGAAGAATATATTTTAGATAAAAAATAA
- a CDS encoding HAD family hydrolase: MFKAVVTDLDGTLLNAEHKVSEFTRETVKLLVQKGIKFYIATGRNYLGAKEAMDELGVKIPLITSNGARIIDKNGNEIFSNNLKRKYLEKILDIDYKSFGKDIIITGYSDSNWFVTEDLREYFYNKKPDRTRYPKQITPEEFKKNDFTKIYFLGENHNELMELEKAIKRVAGEENISILFASEGSLEIFSADCSKIKAAKIVLERDGLTLKDAVSFGDGLNDYDLITETGLGFAMGNSIYLLLEKLTDTEVIDSNANDGMAKKVRELFDL; the protein is encoded by the coding sequence ATGTTTAAAGCTGTTGTAACTGATTTGGACGGAACACTTTTAAATGCAGAGCATAAAGTAAGTGAATTTACTAGGGAAACAGTGAAGCTGTTAGTGCAAAAGGGGATAAAATTTTATATTGCAACTGGAAGAAATTATTTGGGAGCAAAAGAGGCTATGGATGAGCTTGGCGTGAAAATCCCTTTAATTACATCAAATGGTGCCAGAATTATAGATAAAAATGGGAATGAGATTTTTTCAAATAATCTGAAAAGAAAATATTTGGAGAAGATTCTTGATATTGATTACAAGTCATTTGGAAAAGATATTATTATAACTGGATATTCTGATTCAAACTGGTTTGTAACTGAAGATTTGAGAGAATATTTTTACAATAAGAAGCCTGACAGGACTAGATACCCGAAGCAGATTACTCCTGAAGAGTTTAAGAAAAATGATTTTACAAAAATATATTTTCTTGGAGAAAATCACAATGAATTAATGGAACTGGAAAAAGCAATAAAACGAGTGGCTGGAGAAGAAAATATAAGTATTTTATTTGCAAGTGAAGGAAGTCTGGAAATTTTTTCTGCGGATTGCAGCAAGATAAAGGCGGCAAAAATAGTGCTGGAAAGAGATGGGCTGACATTGAAGGATGCTGTTTCGTTTGGGGATGGACTGAATGACTATGATTTGATAACAGAAACAGGACTTGGATTTGCAATGGGAAACTCGATTTATTTGTTGCTTGAAAAATTAACAGATACAGAAGTTATTGACAGTAATGCAAATGATGGGATGGCAAAAAAAGTACGAGAACTATTTGATTTGTAA
- a CDS encoding M23 family metallopeptidase, with translation MENENKNVNEILDEKKEEKAGKENPKSGKKTGVILGITALLILGIIILGIIFNGRNIKLGGNVVNEDEDDKIFRVNPVKDPQVTYYNFRGEAYPDWAKFGMTRSNGARGHQGIDIFALPGTDVYAVLDGKIVDMYVDKTGYGLNFYMEVDPKELEKIKRKNFKPKESAREWAYSENYDPNTMQIKYIRYCHLSEVNVKIGDTVKAGQVIAKTGTTGNASGTHAPHVHFEIAFEMRGKGLINRVNPEMYFKIKNGKDLTEKDKKAQTEASKTEWFETKGYDKGFSEKSTLLEAGKNPNENKNLKNMKQKKK, from the coding sequence ATGGAAAATGAAAATAAAAATGTAAATGAGATTTTGGATGAAAAAAAAGAAGAAAAAGCAGGAAAGGAAAATCCAAAATCTGGCAAGAAAACAGGGGTAATTTTAGGGATAACGGCTTTATTAATTTTAGGAATTATAATTTTGGGAATAATTTTTAATGGGAGAAATATAAAATTAGGAGGTAATGTTGTGAATGAAGATGAAGATGATAAAATTTTTAGAGTTAATCCAGTAAAGGATCCACAAGTTACTTATTACAATTTTCGTGGAGAAGCTTATCCTGACTGGGCTAAATTTGGGATGACTCGAAGTAATGGAGCAAGAGGGCATCAAGGCATTGATATTTTTGCATTGCCAGGAACGGATGTTTATGCTGTGCTGGATGGGAAAATTGTGGATATGTATGTGGACAAAACAGGGTATGGATTGAATTTTTATATGGAAGTTGATCCAAAGGAACTTGAAAAAATAAAAAGAAAAAATTTCAAGCCTAAGGAAAGTGCAAGAGAATGGGCATACAGCGAAAACTATGATCCAAATACAATGCAGATAAAATATATCAGATATTGCCATTTAAGTGAAGTGAATGTAAAAATTGGAGATACAGTAAAAGCTGGACAAGTGATTGCCAAAACAGGTACAACTGGAAATGCAAGTGGTACTCACGCTCCCCACGTTCATTTTGAAATAGCCTTTGAAATGCGTGGAAAAGGGCTTATCAACAGAGTTAATCCTGAGATGTATTTTAAAATTAAAAATGGTAAGGATTTGACTGAAAAAGATAAAAAAGCTCAGACAGAAGCGAGCAAGACAGAATGGTTTGAAACAAAAGGATATGACAAAGGATTTAGTGAAAAAAGTACATTGTTAGAAGCTGGAAAAAATCCGAACGAAAATAAAAATTTAAAAAATATGAAGCAGAAAAAAAAATAA
- the cysS gene encoding cysteine--tRNA ligase translates to MKLYNTMTNKIEEFKTIEENKVKMYVCGPTVYNYIHLGNARPIVVFDTLARYFEHKGMEVEFVQNFTDVDDKIINKSMEEGTSASEVSEKYIKYFFEDISKLNILENVKRPKVTENMSEVIEIIQKLIDNGFAYEKDGDVYFEVKKYKDYGKLSNQKIEELELGARIDVSEIKKNPVDFALWKKKKDGEPFWESPWGQGRPGWHIECSAMAKKYLGDTFDIHGGGQDLVFPHHENEIAQSKCAYRGNFANYWLHNGFIQINGDKMSKSLGNFFLLREILEKFSGNVVRLFILSTHYRKPINFSFENMEDTKKALQNIIKSMNKFENIVEKYKNEKIENVKNSEFSQKIDEFDKKFEEAMDEDMNTPQALATIFDQIRETNKLISTNESEFSTIYYEIKKSYDSLKAKIENVFGIAIEVENAVKEEDGENMELTKKLIELLIKLRSEARSEKNFKLSDEIRDELKALGVEIKDNKDGSTDYNLL, encoded by the coding sequence ATGAAACTTTACAACACAATGACAAATAAAATTGAAGAATTTAAAACAATAGAAGAAAATAAGGTAAAAATGTATGTTTGTGGACCTACTGTTTATAATTACATACATTTGGGGAATGCACGTCCAATTGTGGTGTTTGATACGTTGGCACGGTATTTTGAGCATAAGGGGATGGAAGTTGAGTTTGTGCAGAATTTTACAGATGTGGATGATAAAATTATAAATAAGTCTATGGAAGAAGGGACTTCTGCGAGTGAGGTTTCGGAAAAATATATAAAATATTTTTTTGAGGATATTAGCAAGCTGAATATTCTTGAGAACGTGAAAAGACCTAAGGTTACTGAGAATATGTCAGAAGTTATTGAGATTATTCAAAAATTAATTGACAATGGGTTTGCTTATGAGAAAGATGGAGATGTTTATTTTGAGGTAAAAAAATATAAAGATTATGGAAAATTATCAAATCAGAAAATTGAGGAGCTGGAACTTGGGGCTAGGATTGACGTGTCGGAAATTAAGAAAAATCCAGTAGACTTTGCACTTTGGAAGAAAAAGAAGGATGGAGAGCCGTTTTGGGAATCGCCTTGGGGACAGGGGCGTCCTGGATGGCATATAGAATGTAGTGCAATGGCAAAAAAATATCTAGGGGATACATTTGATATTCACGGTGGCGGACAAGATTTAGTTTTTCCGCATCACGAAAATGAGATTGCCCAAAGCAAGTGTGCTTATCGTGGAAACTTTGCAAATTATTGGCTTCACAACGGATTTATTCAGATAAATGGCGACAAGATGTCAAAATCGCTAGGAAATTTCTTTTTGCTTCGTGAAATACTTGAAAAATTTTCTGGGAATGTAGTAAGACTTTTTATTCTAAGTACGCATTACAGAAAGCCAATTAACTTTTCATTTGAGAATATGGAGGATACGAAAAAAGCGTTGCAAAACATTATAAAATCAATGAATAAATTTGAAAATATTGTTGAAAAATATAAGAATGAAAAAATAGAAAATGTTAAAAATTCAGAGTTTTCTCAAAAAATTGATGAATTTGATAAAAAATTTGAAGAAGCGATGGACGAGGATATGAACACACCGCAGGCACTAGCGACTATTTTTGATCAGATTAGGGAAACAAATAAACTTATTTCCACAAATGAAAGTGAGTTTTCCACAATTTATTATGAAATTAAAAAATCTTATGATTCTTTGAAGGCAAAAATAGAAAATGTGTTTGGAATAGCGATTGAAGTAGAAAATGCTGTGAAGGAAGAAGATGGAGAAAATATGGAATTAACAAAAAAATTAATTGAGTTACTGATAAAATTACGAAGTGAAGCAAGAAGCGAGAAAAATTTCAAGTTATCTGATGAAATTCGGGATGAATTGAAGGCACTTGGGGTAGAAATTAAGGATAATAAGGATGGAAGTACAGATTATAATTTATTGTAA
- the coaBC gene encoding bifunctional phosphopantothenoylcysteine decarboxylase/phosphopantothenate--cysteine ligase CoaBC: MKNILVGVTGGIAAYKSAGIVSLLKKKGYNVKVVMTENATKIIGPLTLETLSRNRIYVDMWDSNPHYEVEHISLADWADMVLIAPATYNIIGKVANGIADDMLTTILSAVSVRKPVFFALAMNVNMYENPILKENINKLKSFGYRFIDAEEGLLACNYSAKGRMSEPEDIVDEIERHSIFSKFENFDTALKGKKILITSGRTKENIDSVRYLSNNSSGKMGYSIAQAAADLGAEVTLISGSTDLKVPNGLKNFISVESALEMYEKVDEYFKNTDIFIACAAVADYRPKEYKNEKIKKSDLDLVIELVRNPDILLEMSKKKEKQLLVGFAAETNDIRENALKKMEKKNLDIIVANNASVMGSDENVIEIIKKDRTSVKISQKSKMELAYDILSEVIFELEKRQ, encoded by the coding sequence ATGAAAAATATTTTAGTAGGAGTTACAGGAGGAATTGCGGCATATAAATCGGCTGGGATTGTATCGCTTTTGAAAAAGAAAGGATATAATGTGAAAGTTGTGATGACTGAAAATGCTACAAAAATCATTGGTCCTTTGACTCTTGAAACTTTATCAAGAAATAGGATTTATGTGGATATGTGGGACAGTAATCCGCATTATGAGGTGGAGCATATTTCACTTGCAGATTGGGCGGATATGGTTTTGATTGCACCTGCGACTTATAATATAATTGGAAAAGTTGCAAACGGGATTGCAGACGATATGCTTACGACAATCCTTTCTGCTGTTTCGGTAAGAAAGCCAGTATTTTTTGCTTTGGCAATGAATGTGAATATGTATGAAAATCCGATTTTAAAAGAAAATATTAATAAGCTGAAATCTTTTGGATATAGGTTTATTGATGCAGAAGAAGGACTGCTTGCCTGCAATTATAGTGCGAAGGGGAGAATGAGCGAGCCAGAAGATATTGTCGATGAAATAGAAAGACACAGTATTTTTTCAAAATTTGAGAATTTTGATACAGCCTTGAAAGGTAAAAAAATTCTTATAACAAGCGGACGAACAAAGGAAAATATTGATTCAGTCAGATATTTGTCAAATAATTCAAGCGGGAAAATGGGATATTCAATTGCTCAGGCGGCGGCTGATCTGGGAGCAGAAGTAACTTTAATTAGCGGGTCTACGGATTTGAAAGTTCCAAATGGACTTAAAAATTTTATTTCTGTGGAATCGGCATTGGAAATGTATGAGAAAGTGGATGAATATTTTAAAAATACGGATATTTTCATAGCTTGTGCGGCAGTTGCAGATTACAGACCAAAGGAATATAAAAATGAAAAAATAAAGAAATCTGATTTGGATTTGGTTATAGAATTGGTTAGAAATCCTGATATTTTGCTAGAGATGAGCAAGAAGAAGGAAAAACAGCTATTAGTTGGATTTGCCGCAGAAACTAATGATATAAGGGAAAATGCCTTGAAAAAGATGGAAAAGAAAAATTTAGATATTATAGTGGCAAATAATGCGTCTGTAATGGGCAGCGATGAAAATGTGATTGAGATTATTAAAAAAGATAGAACTTCAGTAAAAATTAGTCAGAAAAGTAAAATGGAGCTGGCTTATGATATTTTGAGTGAAGTTATTTTTGAGCTGGAAAAGAGACAGTAG
- a CDS encoding response regulator encodes MNKVALVVDDTSYIREDIKDILEDQGYKVFEASDGLEAVEMYKKVNPAIVTMDINMPRMHGLKATQVITDFDKDAKIMICSTMVIFPNYMKMGKEAGAKAFLSKPFDEQEFMNEFSKLFL; translated from the coding sequence ATGAACAAAGTAGCATTAGTTGTAGACGATACATCCTATATTAGGGAAGATATAAAAGATATTCTGGAGGATCAAGGATATAAAGTATTTGAAGCAAGTGACGGACTGGAAGCTGTGGAAATGTATAAAAAAGTAAATCCCGCAATTGTAACAATGGACATAAATATGCCAAGAATGCATGGATTAAAAGCCACACAAGTCATTACCGACTTCGACAAGGACGCTAAGATTATGATATGCAGCACAATGGTTATATTTCCAAACTATATGAAAATGGGAAAAGAAGCTGGAGCAAAGGCATTTTTATCAAAACCTTTTGATGAACAGGAATTTATGAATGAATTTTCAAAATTATTTTTATAA
- a CDS encoding HAD family hydrolase, producing the protein MYKAVISDLDGTLLSRGHHVTKFTKNVIKKIIKNGIKFYIASGRSYDQIGYVTEQLEVKIPIIAANGARIFDADGNMIYEKGLSSKAAKAILELDYENIAEGSHLNIFSGNDWIITKGTAQKVYDRISRDVKVDFKEVPKDELENLDILKIFYIGNHEQLTNLEKAILKITDDVNVIFVSDYCMEIMAKGANKGAAAKFLLEREGLELKDAVAFGDGENDFEMLITAGKGYAMGNSIDRLRKLLPKDFEFVGANTEDGEAVKLQELFLERAKNI; encoded by the coding sequence ATGTATAAAGCGGTTATTAGTGATTTGGACGGAACTTTGCTAAGCAGAGGGCATCATGTTACCAAATTTACTAAAAATGTAATAAAAAAAATAATAAAAAATGGAATAAAGTTTTATATTGCCTCAGGCAGAAGTTATGATCAAATCGGATATGTAACTGAGCAGCTTGAAGTAAAAATTCCAATTATAGCGGCAAATGGGGCAAGGATTTTTGATGCAGATGGGAATATGATTTATGAAAAGGGATTATCAAGCAAGGCGGCAAAAGCAATACTGGAACTGGATTATGAAAACATTGCTGAAGGTTCACATCTAAACATTTTTTCAGGAAATGACTGGATTATTACAAAGGGAACAGCTCAAAAAGTGTATGACAGAATTTCAAGAGATGTAAAAGTTGACTTTAAGGAAGTTCCAAAAGATGAATTAGAAAACTTGGATATATTAAAAATATTTTATATTGGAAATCATGAACAGCTTACAAATTTGGAAAAAGCCATTTTGAAAATAACAGATGATGTAAACGTCATTTTTGTCAGCGATTATTGCATGGAAATTATGGCAAAAGGAGCAAACAAGGGAGCTGCGGCAAAATTCCTGCTAGAAAGGGAAGGCTTGGAATTAAAGGATGCAGTAGCCTTTGGAGACGGAGAAAATGACTTTGAAATGCTTATAACGGCTGGAAAAGGGTATGCAATGGGAAATTCCATCGACAGGTTAAGAAAATTATTGCCAAAAGACTTTGAATTTGTAGGAGCAAATACTGAAGATGGGGAAGCTGTGAAATTGCAGGAACTATTTTTAGAAAGAGCAAAAAATATCTAA
- a CDS encoding DUF7336 domain-containing protein, with protein MKSEKQKIKKVYMLYHRDKKNDDKLIGFFSTKEKALEIVDKWKEMKGFRDFPEGFKIRTMIIGKDYCTKGFKSKSLK; from the coding sequence ATGAAATCTGAAAAGCAAAAAATAAAAAAAGTGTACATGCTGTATCATAGAGATAAAAAGAATGACGATAAATTGATAGGCTTTTTTTCAACAAAGGAAAAGGCATTAGAAATTGTTGATAAATGGAAAGAAATGAAAGGTTTTAGAGATTTTCCTGAAGGATTTAAAATTAGAACTATGATAATTGGGAAAGATTACTGCACAAAAGGGTTTAAATCTAAAAGCCTTAAATAA
- a CDS encoding retron system putative HNH endonuclease, giving the protein MLKVNKKDEPEFFLEFKRKKNPKHWDVLNKPENLHIKPELKSYMLKNEQKIGDKSYCPYCEMILSFEDSDLKEDKKCHIEHIKPKSKFANLTFNYRNFLTSCSENKTCGHKKQSTWDNKLFINPVEENPEEYFSYSVRTGKIIPKKETGFEYEKAIKTIKILNLNENKLCDYRKSYINQILNSIKNSRNDDEKIEIINYFDELPTLKKFLIENIEIL; this is encoded by the coding sequence ATGTTGAAAGTGAATAAAAAAGATGAACCAGAATTTTTTTTAGAATTCAAAAGAAAGAAAAATCCTAAACACTGGGATGTTCTTAATAAACCAGAGAATCTTCATATAAAGCCAGAATTAAAATCTTATATGTTAAAAAATGAACAAAAAATAGGAGATAAAAGTTACTGTCCTTATTGTGAAATGATACTTTCTTTTGAAGATAGTGATTTAAAAGAAGATAAAAAATGCCATATAGAACATATAAAACCAAAAAGTAAATTTGCCAATCTCACTTTTAATTACAGAAATTTTTTAACATCCTGTTCAGAAAACAAAACATGTGGGCATAAAAAACAATCTACTTGGGATAATAAATTATTTATAAATCCAGTTGAAGAAAATCCAGAAGAATATTTTTCATATAGCGTAAGAACAGGTAAAATTATTCCAAAAAAAGAAACTGGATTTGAATACGAGAAGGCAATAAAGACAATTAAAATTTTAAATTTAAATGAAAATAAATTATGTGATTATAGAAAAAGTTATATAAATCAGATATTAAATAGCATTAAAAACTCAAGAAATGATGATGAGAAAATAGAAATTATAAATTATTTTGATGAACTTCCAACATTAAAAAAATTTTTAATAGAAAATATTGAAATTTTATAA
- a CDS encoding HAD family hydrolase, giving the protein MYKAVVSDLDGTLLNEEHKVSPFTKETIELILEKGIKFYIATGRGYVGAKEIMDEIGLKIPLITSNGARIVDENGVEIYVKNIEQKYVDKIFSIDYKSFDKGIILNGFSGNHWYVTEDARDYFYTQKPNRKQYPEQIDWKDFEKLAFTKIFFLGEHEKLLKIEKKVRKVTNGEVNIVFVNEKSLEIFSKDCDKAVATGFLLLRDGLTLKDAVSFGDGFNDYDLITQTGLGFAMKNSIYRLLEKLTDTEIIESNASDGMAKKVREIFNL; this is encoded by the coding sequence ATGTATAAGGCTGTTGTAAGTGATCTGGATGGAACGCTTTTGAATGAAGAGCATAAGGTTAGTCCGTTCACGAAAGAAACGATTGAGTTGATACTGGAAAAAGGGATAAAATTTTATATTGCAACTGGACGAGGTTATGTTGGAGCAAAGGAGATAATGGACGAAATTGGATTGAAGATTCCTTTGATTACGTCAAACGGCGCCAGAATTGTAGATGAAAATGGAGTAGAAATTTACGTCAAAAATATTGAGCAGAAATATGTGGATAAAATTTTTTCAATTGACTATAAATCATTTGACAAAGGAATAATTTTAAATGGGTTCTCGGGCAATCATTGGTACGTAACAGAAGATGCCAGAGATTATTTTTATACACAAAAACCAAATAGAAAGCAATATCCAGAGCAGATTGACTGGAAAGACTTTGAAAAACTTGCTTTTACAAAAATATTTTTTCTGGGCGAACATGAAAAATTACTGAAAATTGAAAAGAAAGTCCGAAAAGTTACAAATGGGGAAGTTAATATCGTATTTGTAAATGAGAAAAGTCTGGAAATTTTTTCAAAAGACTGTGATAAGGCTGTGGCTACGGGATTTTTACTGCTAAGAGATGGACTTACATTAAAAGATGCTGTTTCATTTGGAGATGGATTTAATGATTACGATTTGATAACTCAGACTGGACTTGGATTTGCGATGAAAAACTCAATTTACAGATTGCTTGAGAAATTAACAGACACTGAAATCATCGAAAGTAATGCAAGCGATGGAATGGCTAAGAAAGTAAGGGAAATTTTTAATCTTTAA